In Aegilops tauschii subsp. strangulata cultivar AL8/78 chromosome 3, Aet v6.0, whole genome shotgun sequence, one genomic interval encodes:
- the LOC109755062 gene encoding uncharacterized protein has protein sequence MSPIMAARGQGLGQGQGHQVQQDFDFFLVVDFEATCEKDARIYPQEIIEFPAVLVDGATGLIASAFRRYVRPRHRPVLTQFCRDLTGIRQEDVDGGVDLGEALWLHDAWLKAATAGAGNKGRVRLAVVTWGDWDCRTMLEFECRFKGIEKPSYFDRWVNLRVPFQAALGGGARVNLQEAVRAAGLDWEGRLHCGLDDAHNTARLLAEIMRRGVKITITGSLAPPPPLPIQKQPPRSSPCGGSSAPAPPPIQQQPPHTWPCGGSSAPPLLPAIQQQQLPQRHISPCGGSSVTCLCYCGVATRGGVVPVQANRFFGGGNWTPAMV, from the coding sequence ATGTCACCGATCATGGCGGCGCGCGGGCAGGGGCTGGGCCAGGGCCAGGGCCATCAGGTGCAGCAAGATTTCGACTTCTTCTTGGTGGTGGACTTCGAGGCGACATGCGAGAAGGACGCGCGGATCTACCCGCAAGAGATCATCGAGTTCCCGGCCGTGCTCGTCGACGGCGCCACCGGCCTCATCGCATCCGCGTTCCGCAGGTACGTTCGCCCCAGACACCGGCCTGTGCTGACCCAGTTTTGCAGGGACCTCACCGGCATCCGGCAGGAGGACGTAGACGGCGGCGTGGATCTCGGCGAGGCGCTCTGGCTACACGACGCTTGGCTgaaggcggcgacggcgggggcggggaaCAAGGGACGCGTCCGCTTGGCCGTCGTGACCTGGGGGGACTGGGATTGCCGCACCATGCTCGAATTCGAGTGTCGATTCAAGGGGATCGAGAAGCCCTCCTACTTTGATCGCTGGGTCAACCTGAGGGTCCCCTTCCAGGCGGCGCTCGGCGGCGGAGCGCGGGTCAACCTGCAGGAGGCGGTGCGGGCGGCGGGACTGGACTGGGAGGGCCGCTTGCACTGCGGACTCGACGACGCGCACAACACGGCGCGGCTGCTTGCTGAGATCATGCGGCGCGGGGTCAAGATCACCATCACCGGCTCgctggcgccgccgccgccgctgccgatcCAGAAGCAGCCGCCTCGCTCAAGCCCTTGCGGTGGCTCATCGGCGCCGGCGCCTCCGCCGATCCAGCAGCAGCCGCCTCACACATGGCCTTGCGGTGGCTCATCGGCGCCACCGCTTTTGCCGGCGATTCAGCAGCAGCAGCTGCCGCAGCGTCACATAAGCCCCTGCGGTGGCTCCTCCGTGACGTGCTTGTGCTACTGCGGGGTGGCGACCAGAGGTGGCGTGGTGCCGGTGCAAGCCAACCGCTTCTTTGGGGGCGGCAACTGGACGCCGGCCATGGTATAG